The following proteins are co-located in the Gloeocapsa sp. PCC 7428 genome:
- a CDS encoding photosystem I assembly protein Ycf4, protein MTLSSTKNTGDFAQDNSASQVLHQKILGSRRFSNYWWATVVSLGATGFLLAGLSSYFKINLLPFATPNEITFVPQGLAMTFYGAAGLLLALYLWVVVILDVGGGYNEFNKETGKVRIFRWGFWGKNRRIEIDFPTQDVQAVRVEVKEGLNPRRALYLRVKGRRNVPLTRVGQPLSLQKLETDGAQLAQFLGVPLEGL, encoded by the coding sequence ATGACTTTATCATCAACCAAGAATACGGGTGACTTTGCACAAGATAACTCTGCTTCTCAGGTTCTTCATCAGAAAATTTTAGGCTCAAGGCGTTTTAGTAACTACTGGTGGGCAACAGTTGTCTCGTTGGGCGCAACTGGGTTTTTGCTTGCTGGACTGTCGAGTTATTTCAAAATCAACTTACTTCCGTTTGCTACACCTAATGAAATTACGTTTGTTCCTCAGGGTTTGGCGATGACTTTTTATGGTGCTGCGGGCTTGCTGTTAGCACTGTATCTTTGGGTTGTCGTCATCTTAGATGTAGGGGGCGGTTACAACGAATTCAACAAAGAAACAGGCAAAGTCCGCATCTTTCGCTGGGGATTTTGGGGGAAAAATCGACGAATTGAAATCGATTTTCCAACACAAGATGTGCAAGCGGTACGGGTAGAAGTCAAAGAAGGTTTGAACCCGCGTCGGGCTTTGTATTTGCGGGTGAAAGGTCGGAGAAACGTCCCACTTACCCGTGTAGGGCAGCCACTGTCGTTACAAAAGCTGGAAACCGACGGTGCACAACTTGCTCAGTTTTTAGGCGTGCCACTTGAAGGTTTATAA
- a CDS encoding beta-ketoacyl-ACP synthase, producing MDVVVTGIGLISSLGTNLETSWQNLLVGQSGIRVQQPFAELNPRPLALIAQQPAELEDLAWLAIASAIKDAGLKLPLPECGVVIGSSRSHQAAWEDLARQIYFDVPEIALERWLDKLPHAPAIAAARQIGAKNSVLAPMAACATGIWTIAQAYELIQTGQCQSAIAGAVEAPITPLTLAGFQQMGALAQTGAYPFDRDREGLALGEGAAVFVLETAKQAKERQAKIYGQILGCGLTCDAYHANTPEPQSRSAIAAVKQCLERSKLLSTDIDYIHAHGTATKLNDQNEANILQMLFPHGVAVSSTKGATGHTLGASGALGTAFCLMALRDQLLPPCVGLQTPAFDLDFVTTPRRGEVHSVLCFSFGFGGQNAVVALRKFDE from the coding sequence GTGGATGTTGTTGTTACTGGTATTGGCTTAATCTCGTCTTTAGGTACAAACCTAGAGACGAGTTGGCAAAATTTACTAGTTGGTCAATCTGGAATTCGCGTACAGCAGCCGTTTGCGGAACTCAACCCACGACCGTTAGCACTGATCGCACAGCAGCCAGCTGAGTTAGAAGATCTTGCTTGGCTGGCGATCGCATCAGCGATTAAAGATGCAGGATTAAAGTTGCCACTACCCGAATGTGGCGTGGTTATCGGCTCAAGTCGCAGTCATCAAGCGGCGTGGGAAGACTTGGCACGACAGATATATTTTGACGTACCAGAAATAGCTCTAGAAAGATGGTTGGACAAATTACCACACGCACCAGCGATCGCAGCTGCACGTCAAATTGGCGCAAAGAATTCAGTTTTAGCGCCGATGGCAGCGTGTGCAACAGGAATCTGGACAATTGCGCAGGCTTATGAACTGATTCAAACAGGGCAATGTCAAAGCGCGATCGCCGGTGCAGTCGAAGCACCAATTACACCACTGACATTAGCTGGTTTTCAGCAAATGGGGGCATTGGCACAAACTGGGGCTTATCCTTTTGATCGCGATCGCGAAGGACTTGCGTTAGGAGAAGGTGCGGCGGTGTTTGTTTTAGAAACCGCCAAGCAAGCAAAGGAACGTCAGGCAAAAATCTACGGGCAAATCCTCGGCTGTGGTTTGACGTGTGATGCGTATCATGCAAATACACCCGAACCTCAAAGTCGAAGTGCGATCGCAGCAGTCAAGCAATGTTTGGAACGTAGTAAATTATTGTCAACAGATATCGACTATATCCACGCGCACGGTACAGCAACTAAGCTCAACGATCAAAACGAAGCAAATATACTACAAATGTTGTTTCCGCACGGCGTTGCTGTCAGTTCCACTAAAGGAGCCACAGGACATACTTTAGGTGCTTCTGGTGCTTTGGGTACTGCTTTTTGCTTAATGGCATTACGCGATCAATTATTACCCCCGTGTGTCGGATTGCAAACACCAGCGTTTGATTTAGACTTCGTTACCACACCACGCCGAGGTGAGGTTCATTCGGTTCTTTGTTTTAGTTTCGGTTTTGGCGGACAAAATGCTGTAGTAGCATTGAGAAAATTTGACGAATGA
- a CDS encoding NAD-dependent epimerase, which produces MRVLVTGVAGFVGFHLAQRLLSEGIQVYGIDNLNEYYDVKLKKDRLAQINYHPNFSFQFLDLIDREGMFDLFQNVEFDYVVNLAAQAGVRYSLENPFAYVDSNLSGFVNLLEACRRSHIKHLVFASSSSVYGANKKVPFSVTDNVDHPISLYAASKKANELVAHVYSHLYNLPTTGLRFFTVYGPWGRPDMAYFKFVQAIAAGKPIDVYNFGKMQRDFTYIDDVIEGVVRVMHKPPQPQKNLSTDAQDESTVPYKLYNIGNNSPVELMKFIEIIETALGKKAQKNFLPMQPGDVPATYADVEDLMKDVGFKPNTSIEEGMHKFIQWYTEYYAQTMA; this is translated from the coding sequence ATGAGAGTATTAGTGACAGGAGTTGCTGGATTTGTTGGATTTCACTTAGCACAACGCCTATTAAGCGAAGGTATTCAAGTTTACGGAATCGATAATTTAAATGAATACTACGATGTCAAACTCAAAAAAGATAGATTGGCTCAAATTAATTATCATCCCAACTTTTCATTTCAGTTTCTCGACCTAATTGACCGCGAGGGGATGTTTGATTTATTTCAAAACGTCGAGTTTGATTATGTAGTCAACTTAGCTGCGCAAGCTGGAGTTCGCTATTCACTTGAAAATCCTTTTGCTTACGTTGATAGTAATTTGTCAGGGTTTGTTAATTTATTAGAGGCTTGTCGCCGCAGTCATATTAAACACTTAGTTTTTGCTTCCTCAAGTTCCGTGTATGGTGCGAATAAGAAAGTGCCTTTTTCGGTGACTGATAATGTCGATCACCCAATTTCTCTATACGCAGCAAGTAAGAAAGCTAACGAACTTGTCGCGCACGTTTATAGTCATTTATATAACTTACCAACAACAGGACTGCGATTTTTTACAGTTTACGGTCCTTGGGGTAGACCTGACATGGCTTATTTCAAATTTGTACAAGCGATCGCCGCAGGCAAGCCAATCGATGTTTACAATTTTGGCAAGATGCAACGCGATTTTACCTATATAGATGACGTCATCGAGGGTGTTGTACGAGTTATGCATAAACCCCCGCAACCTCAAAAAAATTTGAGTACTGATGCACAGGATGAATCTACTGTCCCTTACAAACTTTACAACATTGGTAACAATAGCCCTGTGGAGTTAATGAAGTTTATTGAAATTATTGAAACGGCACTAGGTAAAAAAGCGCAAAAAAATTTCTTGCCAATGCAGCCTGGCGATGTTCCTGCAACTTATGCAGATGTAGAAGATTTAATGAAAGATGTAGGATTTAAACCCAATACATCAATTGAGGAAGGTATGCATAAATTTATTCAATGGTATACAGAATATTACGCGCAAACTATGGCTTAA
- a CDS encoding histidine phosphatase family protein, which translates to MDSQSNAEVGFTRVILVRHGQSTFNAEGRYQGRSDESVLTEKGYNSAYQTGVALQRIPIDAIYTSPLQRAIATTHQIIEGLSINAKSLIKIKTDPNLTEIDLPVWQGKTFEDVRQNFAVEYQCWQQRPHEFQINHQDSLSKAYYHNAATAIKPEFPVLNLYEQAKQFWQTVLPRHLGKTILVVSHGGTNRALISSALNLPPARYHTIQQSNCGVSILNFPANSLSAGLSALNLTSHLGEVLPKLKAGKHGLRLLLLPVDAIAPTQLQQLAEFLKPVSIDFSLTSELCTSQEITSHLLQHHSTTVQLQVSRHNFPLVWQQTIDSRRSLATNTLVTGLVIASSAIIKCILGQILGLHASDFWHLQLNSGYLSVVHYPLKDSLPVSQAINASNSQSYIL; encoded by the coding sequence ATGGACTCGCAGTCTAATGCTGAGGTGGGTTTTACCCGTGTCATTCTAGTACGTCATGGTCAAAGTACCTTCAACGCTGAAGGAAGATACCAAGGTCGTAGTGATGAGTCTGTGTTAACCGAAAAAGGTTATAACTCAGCTTATCAAACTGGAGTAGCTCTGCAAAGAATACCGATCGACGCGATCTACACGAGTCCCTTACAACGCGCGATCGCCACAACGCATCAAATTATCGAGGGTCTTAGTATCAATGCTAAATCTTTAATCAAAATCAAGACAGATCCCAATCTCACAGAGATCGATCTCCCTGTATGGCAAGGCAAAACTTTTGAGGATGTGCGCCAAAACTTTGCTGTGGAATACCAATGTTGGCAGCAACGTCCGCATGAATTTCAAATCAATCACCAAGATTCTCTGAGTAAAGCATACTATCACAATGCTGCGACTGCTATAAAGCCAGAATTTCCGGTACTAAATCTTTACGAACAAGCAAAACAGTTTTGGCAAACCGTTTTACCGCGTCATTTAGGCAAAACAATATTAGTCGTCAGTCACGGTGGTACAAATCGCGCCTTGATTAGCAGCGCCCTCAATTTACCACCAGCACGGTATCACACAATTCAGCAATCAAACTGTGGTGTAAGTATTCTGAATTTTCCAGCAAATAGCCTATCAGCAGGGCTAAGTGCGTTAAATTTGACGTCACATTTAGGCGAAGTTCTGCCCAAACTCAAAGCCGGAAAGCACGGGTTACGCTTGTTACTATTGCCTGTAGATGCGATCGCCCCAACTCAATTGCAGCAATTGGCTGAATTTCTCAAGCCAGTATCGATAGACTTCAGCCTCACAAGTGAATTATGCACTTCCCAAGAAATTACCTCGCATCTTTTGCAGCATCATTCAACAACAGTGCAACTGCAAGTATCTCGACACAATTTTCCGCTTGTATGGCAACAAACGATTGATTCGCGCCGTTCATTGGCAACTAATACATTAGTTACCGGATTGGTGATTGCTAGTAGTGCCATTATTAAATGTATTCTAGGTCAAATATTAGGACTCCATGCTAGTGATTTTTGGCACTTGCAATTAAATTCTGGTTACTTAAGTGTTGTTCATTATCCATTAAAAGATAGCTTACCTGTAAGTCAAGCTATAAACGCGTCTAATTCCCAATCATATATCCTCTAA
- a CDS encoding NAD(P)/FAD-dependent oxidoreductase — protein sequence MSLTEEILSQLPGDILNSLRRSDRLLASIREGNNPVPLVIHQDREALETVDWDVVICGGTLGILMGCTLAQLGWRVALVERGILRGRDQEWNISRQELEVFLELNVLTEAELEQAIATEYNPARVSFHNSVEVWVRDVLNIGVDPVYLLETLKSKFLAAGGKLFENTPFISATVHPNGVAVKTGDAPLNTRLLLDAMGYASPIVQQARQGKKPDGICLVVGSCATGFPENDSGDLLVSFTPLQNQCQYFWEAFPARDGRTTYLFTYMDAHPQRPTLEDLFENYLRLMPEYQNVALSQLQLQRALFGFFPSYQQSPLRLPWNRILPIGDSSSSQSPVSFGGFGATIRHLKRLTFGIHEALSCDSLSVQALALLQPYQPNISVTWLFQKAMSVGINQKVAPDQINQLLSAVFQEMNLLGDSVLKPFLQDVVQFPALTKTLLRTGFMHPVLVAKIIPQVGLNHLLTWMFHFLSLGVYSGLAQLTALQVWSKNLPAVPRYYCQRLIDAWKYGSGSDYSKGQS from the coding sequence ATGAGTCTTACCGAAGAAATTCTCTCTCAATTGCCTGGCGACATCCTCAACAGTTTACGTCGTAGCGATCGCCTTTTAGCATCAATCAGAGAAGGTAACAATCCCGTACCCCTAGTGATTCACCAAGATCGGGAAGCTTTAGAAACGGTTGATTGGGATGTGGTTATCTGTGGTGGAACACTAGGGATTCTAATGGGCTGTACTTTAGCACAATTAGGATGGCGCGTCGCACTTGTTGAACGAGGAATTTTGCGCGGTAGAGATCAAGAGTGGAATATCTCGCGCCAAGAGTTGGAAGTTTTTTTAGAACTTAACGTACTCACTGAAGCTGAGTTAGAACAAGCGATCGCTACCGAATACAATCCCGCCCGCGTTAGCTTCCACAATAGTGTCGAAGTATGGGTACGCGATGTTTTGAATATTGGTGTCGATCCAGTTTATTTATTAGAAACGCTTAAATCAAAGTTTCTCGCAGCTGGCGGTAAATTGTTCGAGAACACGCCCTTTATCAGCGCTACGGTGCATCCTAATGGTGTCGCTGTCAAGACAGGAGACGCGCCACTCAACACGCGTTTGCTACTTGATGCTATGGGGTACGCTTCTCCTATTGTTCAGCAAGCCCGACAAGGAAAAAAACCGGATGGAATTTGCTTAGTCGTGGGAAGTTGTGCGACTGGCTTTCCTGAGAATGATAGTGGAGACTTACTCGTCTCTTTTACCCCGCTACAAAACCAATGTCAGTACTTTTGGGAAGCGTTTCCCGCACGCGACGGGCGAACAACGTATTTGTTTACATACATGGATGCACACCCGCAGCGCCCTACTTTAGAAGATTTGTTTGAGAATTATCTGCGCTTAATGCCAGAGTATCAGAATGTCGCGTTAAGTCAGTTACAACTGCAACGAGCATTGTTTGGCTTTTTTCCTTCTTATCAACAAAGCCCTTTACGTCTACCTTGGAATCGCATTTTACCGATTGGCGATAGTAGTAGTAGTCAGTCTCCTGTTAGCTTTGGTGGTTTTGGAGCCACGATCCGTCATCTCAAGCGTTTAACTTTTGGTATTCATGAAGCGCTGAGTTGCGATTCTCTTTCCGTACAAGCTTTAGCACTACTACAACCTTATCAACCCAATATTAGTGTCACCTGGCTATTTCAAAAAGCAATGAGTGTAGGTATCAATCAAAAAGTTGCACCCGATCAAATCAATCAACTCTTGTCAGCCGTATTTCAAGAAATGAATCTGTTAGGAGATTCGGTATTAAAACCATTTCTGCAAGATGTTGTACAATTTCCGGCGTTAACAAAAACACTGCTAAGAACAGGATTTATGCATCCCGTATTAGTTGCTAAAATCATTCCCCAGGTGGGATTAAATCACTTATTGACTTGGATGTTCCATTTTTTGAGTTTAGGTGTTTATTCTGGTTTAGCTCAATTAACCGCGCTACAGGTGTGGAGCAAAAATTTACCTGCTGTGCCGAGGTACTACTGTCAAAGATTGATTGATGCGTGGAAGTATGGTTCTGGTAGCGACTATAGCAAAGGTCAGAGTTGA
- a CDS encoding peptidylprolyl isomerase produces MHRKIQLLFAVLLIGGLMLGGCTPDQASVSSPTSPATQTTSPTTPTTQTSSPQMKSPVLEGTATVVMTVNGSPITIEVDGTNAPVTAGNFVDLVQRGVYDGLVFHRVVRQPEPFVVQGGDPQSRNPNFPPQRLGTGGFVDPNTGSERFIPLEIKPQGAAEPVYSQTLEKAGISTPPQLRHTRGAVAMARSQQPDSASSQFYFALADLAFLDGSYAVFGYVTDGMDVVDQIQQGDRIESAQVTQGAENLRGGQ; encoded by the coding sequence ATGCATCGAAAAATTCAGTTGTTGTTTGCTGTGTTGCTGATTGGTGGGTTGATGTTAGGCGGATGCACACCTGATCAAGCTTCTGTATCTTCGCCAACTTCTCCAGCAACGCAGACAACATCGCCTACTACACCTACTACTCAAACGAGTAGTCCACAAATGAAATCACCTGTTTTAGAAGGAACTGCCACCGTTGTGATGACGGTTAATGGCTCGCCGATTACGATTGAAGTCGATGGCACAAATGCCCCAGTCACCGCAGGCAATTTTGTTGACCTTGTGCAGCGCGGCGTTTATGACGGATTAGTTTTCCATCGCGTTGTCCGACAGCCGGAACCTTTTGTTGTTCAAGGTGGCGACCCGCAAAGTAGAAACCCGAACTTTCCACCACAGCGCTTAGGTACTGGTGGGTTTGTCGATCCGAACACGGGAAGCGAGCGCTTTATTCCTTTAGAAATCAAACCACAAGGTGCTGCTGAACCAGTTTATAGTCAAACCTTAGAAAAAGCTGGTATTTCAACACCGCCACAACTACGTCATACTCGTGGTGCAGTGGCAATGGCGCGATCGCAGCAGCCAGATTCTGCCTCGTCACAGTTCTACTTTGCTTTAGCCGATTTGGCGTTTTTAGACGGTAGCTATGCAGTTTTTGGTTATGTCACCGATGGTATGGATGTCGTCGATCAAATTCAGCAAGGCGATCGCATCGAATCGGCTCAAGTAACCCAGGGAGCCGAAAACTTACGAGGTGGGCAATAG